One genomic segment of Trichococcus shcherbakoviae includes these proteins:
- a CDS encoding mannose/fructose/sorbose PTS transporter subunit IIA produces MVGIILASHGDFAEGILQSASMIFGEQENVKAVTLAPSEGPDDVKRKMQEAIASFDNQDEVLFLVDLWGGTPFNQANSLFEAHKDTWAIIAGMNLPMVIEAYAARLSMESAQKIAAQILPAAKDGVRAKPESLEPKKVEAASKVQPLKGSLPPGTVVGDGKIKLSLVRLDSRLLHGQVATTWAKSAGTDRIIVVSDDVSRDELRKNLIVQAAPPGVKANVIPIKKMIEIAKDPRFGNTHALLLFENVQDVVRVIEGGVKIEELNVGSMAHSVGKVVVNKVLSMGPEDVKAFEALKTKGVKFDVRKVPNDSSEKMDTLLKKAKEELAKA; encoded by the coding sequence ATGGTAGGAATTATCCTAGCAAGTCATGGAGATTTCGCTGAAGGCATTCTGCAATCTGCTTCGATGATTTTCGGCGAACAAGAAAATGTCAAAGCAGTGACCTTGGCGCCAAGCGAAGGACCGGACGATGTCAAAAGAAAGATGCAAGAGGCTATCGCATCCTTTGACAATCAAGATGAAGTGCTGTTCTTAGTCGATTTATGGGGCGGTACACCGTTCAACCAAGCCAACAGTCTTTTTGAAGCACATAAAGACACTTGGGCGATTATCGCCGGAATGAACCTTCCGATGGTCATCGAAGCGTATGCTGCACGTCTGAGCATGGAATCAGCACAAAAGATTGCTGCTCAAATTCTTCCAGCAGCGAAGGATGGCGTAAGAGCTAAGCCAGAAAGTTTAGAGCCGAAGAAAGTGGAAGCGGCTTCTAAGGTACAACCGCTAAAAGGCAGCCTTCCCCCAGGGACAGTTGTTGGCGATGGCAAAATCAAGTTATCTTTAGTTCGTTTGGATTCACGTTTGCTTCACGGACAAGTGGCAACAACGTGGGCGAAATCAGCCGGAACAGATCGAATCATCGTAGTTTCGGATGATGTCTCAAGAGATGAATTGCGTAAAAACCTCATCGTGCAAGCGGCTCCTCCAGGAGTCAAAGCCAATGTGATTCCAATCAAAAAAATGATTGAAATTGCGAAAGATCCTCGTTTTGGAAACACTCACGCTCTCTTGCTTTTTGAAAATGTGCAAGATGTCGTTCGGGTAATCGAAGGCGGCGTGAAGATTGAGGAATTGAATGTTGGGTCAATGGCTCACTCAGTCGGCAAGGTTGTTGTGAATAAGGTCTTATCAATGGGGCCTGAAGATGTGAAAGCATTTGAAGCATTGAAAACAAAAGGTGTTAAATTTGATGTCCGGAAAGTTCCGAATGATTCATCGGAAAAAATGGATACGTTGCTGAAAAAAGCTAAAGAAGAATTAGCAAAGGCATAA
- a CDS encoding PTS mannose/fructose/sorbose transporter subunit IIC, with product MSVISIILVIIVAFFAGMEGILDEFQFHQPLVACTLIGLVTGNLEAGIILGGSLQMIALGWANIGAAVAPDAALASVASAIILVLGGQGVDGVSSAIAIAIPLAVAGLVLTMFVRTLAVPVVHLMDAAAEQGDYRKIELLQIGAIAMQGLRIAIPAALLLFIPADAVRSGLEAMPGWLTDGMAIGGGMVVAVGYAMVINMMATKEVWPFFIIGFVVAAVSQLTLIALGALGVAMALIYLNLSKMGGSGNGGSGNTGDPLDSILNDY from the coding sequence ATGTCAGTCATTTCAATTATTCTGGTTATCATCGTGGCATTCTTTGCCGGGATGGAAGGTATTTTAGATGAGTTCCAATTCCATCAACCGCTCGTTGCATGTACACTGATCGGCCTGGTCACAGGAAATCTTGAAGCTGGTATTATTCTTGGCGGATCATTACAAATGATCGCCTTAGGTTGGGCAAACATCGGAGCCGCTGTAGCACCTGACGCAGCACTCGCTTCTGTCGCATCTGCAATTATTTTGGTATTAGGTGGTCAAGGTGTAGATGGCGTATCTTCCGCTATTGCCATTGCGATCCCTCTGGCTGTTGCTGGTTTGGTCTTGACGATGTTCGTTCGTACTCTAGCAGTTCCTGTTGTTCATTTGATGGACGCAGCTGCAGAACAAGGCGACTATCGTAAGATTGAATTGCTTCAAATTGGAGCAATTGCCATGCAAGGTTTGCGTATCGCAATTCCTGCTGCATTGCTACTGTTCATCCCTGCAGACGCTGTCCGTTCTGGCTTGGAAGCAATGCCGGGTTGGTTGACTGATGGAATGGCAATCGGTGGTGGTATGGTCGTAGCCGTTGGTTATGCAATGGTCATCAATATGATGGCTACTAAAGAAGTATGGCCATTCTTCATCATTGGTTTCGTTGTTGCTGCTGTATCTCAATTGACGTTGATCGCATTAGGAGCCCTAGGCGTTGCAATGGCCTTGATCTACTTGAACCTTTCAAAAATGGGCGGTTCTGGTAATGGCGGTTCTGGTAACACTGGCGATCCACTTGATTCGATACTCAACGACTATTAG
- a CDS encoding PTS system mannose/fructose/sorbose family transporter subunit IID, with translation MAQNTANKKFVLTKKDRLAVAWRSTFIQGSWNYERMQNGGWAFAMIPAIKKLYPEKEDRVLALKRHLEFFNTHPYVASPVLGVTLALEEERANGAPVDDVTIQGVKVGMMGPLAGVGDPVFWFTVRPILGALGASLALTGNILGPILFFVAWNAIRWGFMWYTQEFGYKAGSKITEDLSGGILQDLTKGASILGMFVLAALVQRWVSISFAPTVSSVKLSEGAFIDWENLPSGTAGIQQALSQYTSGLSLTDTKVTTLQNNLDQLIPGLAALLLTFLCMWLLKKKVSPIVIILGLFVVGIGGRLIGLL, from the coding sequence ATGGCACAAAATACGGCAAATAAAAAATTCGTATTAACTAAAAAAGATAGATTAGCGGTTGCTTGGCGTTCCACCTTCATACAAGGATCATGGAACTATGAACGGATGCAAAACGGTGGCTGGGCTTTCGCAATGATTCCAGCAATCAAGAAACTTTATCCAGAAAAGGAAGATCGCGTCCTAGCATTGAAACGCCACTTGGAATTCTTCAATACACATCCATATGTGGCCTCTCCAGTATTAGGAGTAACGCTAGCGTTGGAAGAAGAACGCGCAAACGGAGCTCCAGTAGATGATGTTACGATTCAAGGTGTGAAGGTCGGAATGATGGGACCTCTTGCCGGTGTTGGTGACCCTGTGTTCTGGTTTACAGTCCGTCCAATTCTGGGGGCTTTAGGTGCATCCTTGGCCTTAACAGGAAACATCTTAGGACCTATCTTATTCTTTGTTGCATGGAACGCTATCCGTTGGGGATTCATGTGGTATACCCAAGAATTCGGTTATAAGGCTGGATCAAAAATCACTGAGGATTTGTCAGGCGGAATACTGCAAGATTTGACAAAAGGAGCTTCCATTCTTGGGATGTTCGTATTGGCTGCCTTGGTGCAACGTTGGGTATCCATCTCGTTTGCTCCGACCGTTTCTTCAGTGAAACTTTCAGAAGGCGCATTTATCGATTGGGAAAACCTGCCAAGTGGCACTGCTGGTATCCAGCAAGCGCTGAGCCAATATACTTCAGGCTTGTCACTGACTGATACAAAAGTAACGACCTTGCAAAACAACTTGGATCAATTGATCCCTGGCTTGGCAGCATTGCTGTTGACATTCCTTTGCATGTGGTTATTGAAGAAGAAAGTTTCTCCAATCGTGATCATTCTTGGGCTGTTCGTTGTCGGTATCGGCGGACGCTTGATCGGATTGCTATAA
- a CDS encoding DUF956 family protein gives MVESLNAKVDMVVDGTSYMGLTDYGKIMIGDQAFEFYHHRDPRKFIQIPWEEVDYVLASVMFKGKWIPRFALQTKKDGTYTFSSKNPKDVLRAIRIYVQPDHMVQSLGFFDVLKNAFKHMLKKKAS, from the coding sequence ATGGTTGAATCCCTGAATGCAAAGGTTGATATGGTAGTGGATGGTACTTCTTATATGGGGTTAACAGACTATGGGAAAATTATGATTGGAGATCAGGCATTTGAATTTTATCATCATCGTGATCCGCGAAAGTTCATTCAAATTCCTTGGGAAGAGGTTGATTATGTCCTAGCATCGGTGATGTTCAAAGGAAAATGGATTCCTCGTTTTGCGCTTCAGACAAAGAAAGACGGTACGTATACTTTTTCATCAAAAAATCCCAAGGACGTTTTACGTGCGATCCGCATCTATGTACAGCCAGATCATATGGTTCAATCATTGGGTTTCTTCGATGTTTTGAAGAATGCCTTCAAGCATATGCTCAAAAAGAAAGCATCCTAA
- a CDS encoding mannose/fructose/sorbose PTS transporter subunit IIB — MVMDIRLVRIDDRLIHGQVATVWTKLSKAERIIVISDEVARDHLRKTLLRQVAPPGVKVNVIPVDKFVDIYFDDAHNQFRAMLLFTNPLDVARIVQRGVQIDHVNIGSMSYSDGKKMITNAVAVDKRDIQAFEYLNFKGIQLDIRKVVADNKLDLMQVLKKEGLL; from the coding sequence GTGGTGATGGATATTCGATTGGTACGAATCGACGATCGTTTGATTCATGGACAGGTGGCAACCGTGTGGACAAAGCTAAGCAAGGCAGAGCGGATTATTGTCATCAGTGACGAGGTGGCGCGGGATCATCTGCGTAAGACGCTCTTGCGTCAAGTCGCTCCACCAGGTGTAAAGGTCAATGTGATTCCAGTGGATAAGTTTGTCGATATTTACTTCGATGATGCGCATAACCAATTTCGGGCGATGCTCTTGTTTACGAATCCTCTCGATGTCGCACGAATCGTGCAAAGAGGCGTTCAAATTGATCATGTCAATATCGGCAGTATGAGTTATTCTGATGGAAAAAAGATGATCACCAACGCAGTAGCCGTTGATAAACGTGATATTCAGGCTTTCGAGTATCTGAATTTCAAGGGTATCCAATTGGATATCCGGAAGGTCGTCGCTGACAATAAATTGGATCTCATGCAAGTGCTGAAAAAAGAAGGATTATTATAG
- a CDS encoding copper homeostasis protein CutC — protein sequence MLKEACVENFTNVPGVIARGAKRIELCDNLTVGGTTPSVGVIKITTDYCSDKDVPVIVILRPRGGDFVYSILEKAIMMRDLEEIISLHSDGIAVGALTAANELDKPFLEEIAKLAIDNGIELAFHMAFDHMPEGKQKDALLWLGEIGFTRILTHGGPTENTIFDNAAHIAELAKISPGMTIMPGGGITKDNLADLEKILGFTEVHGTRIV from the coding sequence ATGCTAAAAGAAGCATGTGTAGAAAATTTTACGAATGTCCCTGGGGTCATCGCGCGCGGGGCTAAACGGATTGAACTGTGTGACAACTTAACTGTAGGGGGAACAACACCAAGCGTTGGCGTCATCAAAATCACAACGGATTATTGCTCGGACAAAGATGTACCCGTTATCGTAATACTGCGACCACGGGGTGGAGATTTTGTTTATTCCATTCTGGAAAAAGCTATCATGATGCGGGATTTAGAAGAAATCATTTCCTTGCATTCCGATGGTATAGCGGTGGGGGCTTTAACCGCGGCTAACGAGTTGGATAAACCATTTTTGGAGGAAATCGCTAAGTTAGCCATCGATAATGGAATAGAACTTGCTTTCCATATGGCATTTGATCACATGCCGGAAGGTAAACAAAAAGACGCATTGTTATGGTTGGGAGAAATTGGTTTTACACGGATTTTGACGCATGGCGGTCCTACCGAAAACACGATTTTCGATAACGCAGCGCACATTGCCGAACTTGCGAAAATCAGTCCCGGTATGACGATCATGCCGGGCGGCGGTATTACGAAAGACAATCTCGCAGACCTTGAAAAAATTTTGGGATTCACCGAAGTACACGGGACGCGAATTGTGTAG
- a CDS encoding putative glycoside hydrolase, with protein sequence MMTYFKQTLAAASLLFFLSSTTVASASETESSAETTAATSTLTLRQGALLKTPTAKELPKKFFYDSGVEIAYPTDGVKGIYVTAYSVGYEEKFNKLVDYVDSNNLNAMVIDIKDDMGVVTADFNSKDSHIQENTEEYIPDIKELMDVMEEKQIYPIARIVTFKDTLLANEQPEMSFTESDGSVWVASNGESFINPFLKQTWDYAVNVGIEAAKVGFKEVQFDYVRFPEGFEVWGDDLNYDMGEYADLEMTDDEKRVQAITDFTAYAKEKLMPYGVDVSVDIFGYTASVVEASGIGQNFPQISENVDVISSMIYPSHWGTDYFGIYKPDLYPYELVSEYMIVENELLATLETPPISRPWLQDFTASYLGSGFYQTYGKEQVDAQVQALYDAGVNEFLLWNALNNYTY encoded by the coding sequence ATGATGACTTATTTTAAACAGACACTCGCTGCCGCTAGTTTATTGTTTTTCCTATCCAGCACGACGGTTGCATCGGCCAGCGAAACCGAAAGCTCTGCTGAAACGACAGCAGCCACCAGCACGCTGACGCTGCGCCAAGGTGCCCTTTTGAAGACACCTACCGCCAAGGAACTACCGAAGAAATTCTTCTACGACAGTGGTGTCGAAATCGCCTATCCGACTGACGGCGTAAAAGGGATCTACGTGACGGCCTACTCGGTCGGCTATGAAGAAAAATTCAACAAACTAGTCGATTACGTCGATTCAAACAATCTGAACGCGATGGTCATCGACATCAAGGATGACATGGGCGTCGTGACTGCAGACTTCAACTCGAAGGATAGCCACATCCAGGAAAATACGGAAGAGTATATCCCGGATATCAAAGAGTTGATGGACGTGATGGAAGAGAAACAGATTTATCCGATTGCCCGCATCGTGACCTTCAAGGATACGCTGTTGGCCAACGAACAACCGGAGATGTCCTTCACCGAAAGCGATGGCTCCGTCTGGGTCGCTTCCAACGGCGAATCGTTCATCAACCCGTTCCTGAAGCAGACTTGGGATTATGCAGTCAATGTCGGGATTGAAGCAGCCAAAGTCGGATTCAAGGAAGTCCAGTTCGACTATGTCCGCTTCCCGGAAGGCTTCGAAGTCTGGGGCGATGACTTGAATTACGACATGGGCGAATACGCTGACTTGGAAATGACCGACGACGAAAAACGCGTGCAAGCCATCACAGACTTTACCGCTTATGCGAAAGAAAAATTGATGCCCTACGGCGTGGACGTATCCGTTGATATCTTCGGCTATACCGCTTCTGTCGTCGAAGCATCCGGCATCGGCCAGAACTTCCCACAGATTTCCGAGAATGTCGATGTCATCTCCTCGATGATCTACCCGAGCCACTGGGGCACCGATTACTTCGGCATCTACAAACCGGATCTTTATCCCTATGAACTGGTATCCGAATATATGATCGTCGAAAACGAGTTGCTTGCAACTTTGGAAACACCGCCTATCAGCCGACCGTGGCTACAGGATTTCACCGCTTCCTATCTGGGTTCCGGTTTCTACCAAACCTACGGCAAAGAACAAGTCGATGCCCAAGTGCAGGCACTGTACGATGCCGGCGTCAATGAGTTCCTTTTGTGGAACGCACTGAATAACTACACTTACTAA
- a CDS encoding polysaccharide deacetylase family protein, whose product MLRGKKIALVFTSALVLSACADQVKETTETITQIRTEETEIVAQLNELQQLETALQTTFDESLASDEELKTFKDGSAAVFSNLEERRTLADSIESALEGLAETKADFVAFDEETLPLDQMQAIGETLDLFSENSLAYLAAYRDSLDKEEELLTGFGADDATFDTFFAGIEAINLSAETNQANLAPVAENLTTLDAQLVELEAAIAAIGTEGSAEADSSAGAAESSEAAAAETPAKKAEPVSYEYRINPEISTVQPIDEDGNTQVALLTFDDAPQQPNSYTVEIAETVKSKDANAIFFVMGQFLTNEQAREDIKTVYDMGFEIGNHSYSHPDFQTLTYDEQLEEIKSTNDLIEEITGERPRFLRAPYGQYNEDTIAIAAAEGMTIMNWTYGYDWVEEFMEGTALADVMVNSKYLGDGANLLMHDRPWTNDAIGAIIDGLRAKDITIVDPNVIESPEREEM is encoded by the coding sequence ATGTTGAGAGGTAAGAAGATTGCATTAGTTTTTACCAGTGCACTGGTATTGTCAGCCTGCGCTGATCAAGTGAAAGAAACGACAGAAACAATCACCCAGATCAGAACCGAAGAAACCGAAATTGTTGCCCAATTGAATGAGCTGCAACAATTGGAGACCGCATTACAGACAACATTTGACGAATCGCTGGCCAGCGATGAAGAATTGAAGACTTTCAAAGACGGATCGGCAGCCGTGTTCAGCAACCTGGAAGAACGCCGCACTTTAGCCGATTCGATTGAAAGCGCTTTGGAGGGATTGGCCGAAACGAAAGCCGACTTTGTTGCCTTCGACGAAGAGACCTTGCCGCTGGATCAGATGCAGGCAATCGGCGAAACGTTGGATTTGTTCAGCGAAAATTCGTTGGCTTACCTAGCTGCCTATCGAGACAGCTTGGATAAAGAAGAAGAACTGTTGACCGGCTTCGGAGCAGATGATGCCACTTTTGATACGTTCTTTGCAGGCATCGAAGCGATCAATCTTAGCGCCGAAACAAACCAAGCCAACCTCGCTCCAGTCGCTGAGAATTTGACGACATTGGATGCGCAATTGGTTGAATTGGAAGCAGCCATCGCCGCAATCGGTACGGAAGGAAGTGCAGAAGCCGATTCTTCTGCCGGCGCTGCGGAATCCTCTGAGGCTGCCGCTGCAGAAACGCCAGCAAAAAAAGCTGAGCCCGTCAGCTACGAATACCGCATCAATCCAGAGATTTCCACGGTCCAACCGATTGATGAGGACGGCAACACGCAGGTCGCTTTGTTGACTTTTGATGATGCGCCGCAGCAACCGAACAGCTACACCGTGGAAATTGCCGAAACCGTCAAATCGAAGGATGCCAATGCCATCTTCTTCGTAATGGGACAATTCCTCACGAACGAGCAAGCGCGAGAAGACATCAAGACCGTCTATGACATGGGCTTCGAAATCGGGAACCATTCCTATTCGCATCCCGATTTCCAAACTCTGACCTATGATGAACAACTGGAGGAAATCAAATCAACGAACGACCTGATCGAAGAAATCACCGGCGAGCGTCCACGCTTCCTGCGTGCCCCATACGGACAATATAATGAGGACACCATCGCGATCGCCGCAGCGGAAGGCATGACAATCATGAACTGGACCTACGGCTATGACTGGGTCGAAGAATTCATGGAAGGCACTGCTTTAGCCGATGTCATGGTCAATTCAAAATACTTGGGTGACGGCGCGAACTTGCTGATGCATGATCGTCCCTGGACAAACGACGCGATCGGCGCCATCATCGATGGCCTGCGCGCGAAAGATATCACCATCGTGGATCCGAATGTGATCGAATCGCCTGAACGGGAGGAAATGTAA
- the lspA gene encoding signal peptidase II has product MIIYYILAILLLVLDQWSKLAIVNNFALHEVKEVLPGILSLFYIQNEGAAWGIFEGRMFFFFIITVVVVGAMVYNAHKQGFDKKIVGISYAFLLSGALGNFIDRMRLGYVVDMFRLDFIDFPIFNVADVCLTIGVILMTIYILFMEEEEEKISSKNKLK; this is encoded by the coding sequence ATGATTATCTATTATATATTGGCCATCTTGCTGTTGGTCCTGGACCAGTGGAGCAAACTGGCCATCGTAAATAATTTTGCATTGCACGAAGTAAAGGAAGTGCTGCCGGGCATTTTGTCCCTGTTCTACATTCAGAACGAGGGCGCTGCCTGGGGGATTTTTGAAGGAAGAATGTTCTTTTTCTTCATCATTACCGTAGTTGTTGTGGGCGCGATGGTCTATAATGCACACAAGCAAGGCTTCGACAAAAAAATCGTGGGCATCAGTTACGCTTTCCTTTTGAGCGGTGCTCTCGGCAATTTCATCGATCGGATGCGTTTGGGATACGTGGTGGATATGTTCCGCCTGGACTTCATTGATTTTCCGATTTTTAATGTGGCGGATGTCTGTTTGACGATAGGCGTCATCCTGATGACGATCTATATCCTTTTCATGGAAGAGGAAGAAGAAAAAATAAGTTCAAAAAATAAGCTAAAGTAA
- a CDS encoding RluA family pseudouridine synthase yields MTEKIVFNIDGQTGRIDKILADFMTGTSRSQIQAWVKDGNLMVNDKPVKSNYKVQEGDLLELTIPEPEQINVTPEDIALDVIYEDEALLVVNKPSGMVVHPSKGHLSGTLVNGLLFHVNSLSDGTANIRPGIVHRIDMDTSGLLVVAKTNEAHQKLAEQLENHTMERAYLALVHGVIPHDDGTIDAPIARMMIDRKKRTVADGGKKAVTHFDVIERFRDFTLLKLHLETGRTHQIRVHMKYIGHPVAGDPMYGPAETLSGHGQYLHAATLGFIHPTTGKEMRFEAPLPDFYSEKLAELRKN; encoded by the coding sequence ATGACAGAAAAAATCGTTTTTAATATTGATGGTCAAACCGGTAGGATCGATAAGATCTTGGCGGATTTCATGACCGGCACAAGCCGCTCGCAGATTCAGGCATGGGTCAAAGACGGCAATCTGATGGTGAACGACAAACCCGTCAAATCGAATTATAAGGTCCAAGAAGGGGATCTTCTGGAATTGACGATTCCGGAACCGGAACAGATCAACGTCACGCCAGAGGATATTGCATTGGATGTCATCTACGAAGACGAGGCGCTATTGGTCGTCAATAAGCCGTCAGGTATGGTTGTGCATCCATCCAAAGGGCATCTTTCCGGCACCCTGGTCAACGGCTTGTTGTTTCACGTAAACTCTCTGTCCGATGGCACGGCTAATATCCGTCCGGGAATCGTTCACCGCATCGATATGGATACATCCGGTTTATTGGTCGTCGCTAAGACGAACGAAGCCCACCAGAAATTGGCGGAGCAGTTGGAGAACCACACGATGGAGCGTGCCTATCTTGCTTTGGTCCATGGTGTGATTCCGCATGATGATGGCACTATCGATGCGCCGATCGCCCGGATGATGATCGACCGCAAAAAACGCACAGTTGCTGACGGCGGCAAAAAGGCAGTGACGCATTTTGATGTCATCGAGCGTTTCCGTGACTTCACTTTGCTGAAATTGCACCTTGAAACCGGCCGTACGCACCAAATCCGTGTCCATATGAAATACATCGGCCATCCAGTTGCCGGAGACCCTATGTACGGACCGGCTGAAACGCTCAGCGGCCATGGACAATATTTGCATGCGGCGACTTTGGGCTTCATCCACCCGACGACGGGCAAGGAAATGCGCTTCGAAGCACCTTTGCCTGATTTCTACAGCGAGAAATTGGCGGAACTGCGCAAAAACTGA
- the pyrR gene encoding bifunctional pyr operon transcriptional regulator/uracil phosphoribosyltransferase PyrR has product MAEEIEIMDAQTMKRALTRITHEILEKNDGTKNLILVGIKTRGIYLAQRIAERIKDFEGVEVPVGELDITLYRDDVHRDTNANPVLHETNIPFSVTGKHVVLVDDVLFTARTIRAGMDAVMDLGRAKRITVAVLIDRGHRELPIKADYVGKNIPTSQAEQISVRLDEVDGIEKVTLIRA; this is encoded by the coding sequence ATGGCAGAAGAAATTGAAATCATGGATGCCCAGACGATGAAACGCGCGCTGACCCGCATCACACATGAGATATTGGAAAAGAACGATGGTACAAAGAACCTGATTTTGGTTGGCATCAAGACGCGCGGCATCTACCTGGCCCAGCGCATCGCTGAACGGATCAAAGATTTTGAAGGTGTCGAGGTGCCGGTGGGGGAATTGGACATCACGCTGTACCGCGATGATGTACACCGCGATACGAATGCCAACCCGGTGCTGCACGAAACGAACATTCCGTTTTCGGTTACCGGCAAGCATGTCGTGCTGGTGGATGATGTGCTGTTCACCGCCCGCACGATCCGGGCAGGCATGGATGCAGTGATGGATCTCGGGAGAGCGAAACGGATCACGGTCGCAGTCCTGATTGACAGAGGACACCGGGAACTGCCGATCAAAGCAGATTATGTCGGCAAGAACATTCCGACATCCCAGGCAGAACAGATTTCCGTCCGTTTGGATGAAGTTGACGGCATCGAAAAAGTTACATTGATCAGAGCATAA
- a CDS encoding dihydroorotate dehydrogenase electron transfer subunit: MSQAMMTVVSQTEIAKDIFELRLKGALVNEMGAPDQFLHIRVPGDELLLRRPISIASIDADKEECVIIYRTEGKGTTIISQLTAGDELDILGPLGNGYPIDMLEEGQNALLIGGGIGVPPLYELAKQLHAKGVNVVSCFGFKNKEEVFYEEEFAAFGKVNIATDDGSYGKQGFVTQYFDELDGFVPDAVFACGPKGLLVAVAKTFDPSKTYLSLEERMACGIGACYGCVCDKKNSTSAYDNYRVCVEGPVFRAEEIVL; this comes from the coding sequence ATGAGTCAAGCTATGATGACAGTCGTCAGTCAGACAGAAATCGCAAAAGATATCTTCGAATTGCGCCTGAAAGGTGCATTAGTGAATGAGATGGGAGCACCGGATCAGTTTTTGCATATCCGTGTCCCAGGGGATGAACTGCTTTTGAGACGCCCCATCAGCATCGCTTCAATCGATGCCGATAAGGAAGAATGCGTCATTATCTACCGTACCGAAGGAAAAGGCACAACCATCATCAGCCAGCTTACAGCAGGCGACGAATTGGATATCCTGGGGCCCTTGGGCAACGGTTATCCGATCGACATGCTTGAAGAAGGTCAGAATGCTCTGCTGATCGGTGGCGGCATCGGCGTTCCTCCGCTTTATGAATTGGCGAAACAATTGCATGCGAAAGGCGTCAATGTGGTGAGCTGCTTCGGTTTCAAAAACAAAGAGGAAGTCTTCTATGAGGAAGAATTCGCGGCATTCGGCAAAGTGAACATCGCGACGGATGACGGCAGCTACGGCAAGCAAGGCTTCGTGACGCAATACTTCGATGAACTGGACGGCTTTGTTCCGGACGCAGTCTTCGCTTGCGGTCCGAAAGGCTTGTTGGTGGCGGTAGCGAAGACATTCGACCCGAGCAAAACTTACCTTTCGCTGGAAGAGCGCATGGCCTGCGGTATCGGAGCCTGCTATGGTTGCGTCTGCGACAAGAAAAACAGCACATCAGCTTACGATAATTACAGAGTCTGTGTCGAAGGACCGGTCTTCAGAGCAGAGGAGATAGTATTATGA
- a CDS encoding dihydroorotate dehydrogenase: MNRLAVSLPGLELKNPIIPASGCFGFGEDYGKFYDLSLLGAIMTKATTLEPRRGNPTPRLAETPSGMLNAIGLQNPGVEVVVAQKHTALEKYDVPLISNVAGNTVDDYYQVCKAVSQSPNVKAIELNISCPNVHKGGLQFGTDPEMAAAVTRAAKEGATVPVYVKLSPNVTDIVEIAKAVEAAGADGISMINTLVGMRIDLHTRKPIIANKTGGLSGPAIKPVAIRMIYQVARAVNIPIIGMGGVYTVDDVLEMFMAGASAVGVGMANFTDPFVCPKLIEQLPQRMDELGINSLQELINEVREGIQNER, from the coding sequence ATGAATCGATTAGCAGTCAGTTTACCCGGTTTGGAATTAAAAAACCCGATCATCCCTGCAAGCGGATGTTTCGGTTTCGGCGAGGATTACGGCAAGTTCTACGACTTGAGCCTGTTGGGCGCCATCATGACGAAAGCGACGACGCTGGAGCCCCGCAGAGGCAATCCTACGCCGCGTTTGGCGGAAACGCCATCCGGCATGCTGAATGCCATCGGCTTGCAGAACCCAGGTGTTGAGGTTGTTGTTGCACAGAAGCACACGGCGCTTGAAAAATACGATGTGCCTTTGATTTCGAACGTTGCCGGAAACACAGTCGATGATTATTACCAAGTCTGCAAAGCCGTTTCCCAATCACCGAACGTCAAAGCGATCGAATTGAATATTTCTTGCCCGAACGTCCACAAAGGCGGGCTGCAGTTCGGCACCGATCCGGAGATGGCAGCTGCCGTCACGCGTGCGGCCAAAGAAGGCGCAACCGTTCCGGTTTACGTCAAATTATCACCGAACGTTACGGATATCGTTGAGATCGCCAAGGCGGTTGAAGCAGCCGGAGCGGATGGCATTTCGATGATCAACACGCTTGTGGGCATGCGCATTGATTTGCACACGCGCAAACCAATCATCGCCAACAAGACGGGCGGACTTTCCGGTCCTGCCATCAAACCGGTAGCGATCCGCATGATCTATCAAGTGGCGCGCGCAGTCAATATTCCGATCATCGGGATGGGCGGCGTCTATACGGTGGATGATGTGCTGGAAATGTTCATGGCTGGAGCAAGCGCGGTCGGCGTCGGCATGGCCAATTTCACCGATCCGTTCGTTTGCCCGAAACTGATTGAACAGCTTCCGCAACGCATGGACGAATTGGGCATCAATAGCCTGCAGGAATTGATCAATGAAGTGAGAGAAGGCATCCAGAATGAACGATAA